From Juglans regia cultivar Chandler chromosome 6, Walnut 2.0, whole genome shotgun sequence, the proteins below share one genomic window:
- the LOC109020979 gene encoding uncharacterized protein LOC109020979, with amino-acid sequence MSDLNANDNEREANPSASEVLQAAAHQLIDDLVQNPAGRQRNFNEGGCTVEQFNRMHPPLFDGRGDPTLAEDWIQDIEEILRVLTCTDEQKVAYATFKLTGEAERWWISERTIREAEGTEIISRLHSKQIFLERFFPSSFREDKAMEFATLVQGTMTVHQYAARFTELSCFATYLIPEEEKKAHKFEQGLNEKLYERVVGF; translated from the coding sequence ATGTCGGATCTGAATGCAAACGATAATGAAAGAGAAGCAAACCCGAGTGCTTCCGAAGTACTACAAGCGgctgcacatcaattaattgatgaccttgtgcaGAATCCCGCAGGTCGCCAGCGTAACTTCAATGAAGGGGGTTGTACCGTGGAGCAATTCAATCGAATGCACCctcctttatttgatgggagaggcgatCCAACTCTGGCAGAGGATTGGATTCAagacattgaggagattttgcgAGTCCTAACCTGTACCGATGAGCAAAAGGTGGCGtacgccacattcaagcttacTGGAGAAGCGGagaggtggtggatctctgaGAGAACCATCAGAGAAGCAGAGGGGACAGAGATAATCAGTCGGCTGCATTCCAAGCAGATCTTTCTTGAGCGCTTCTTCCCTAGCTCATTCCGTgaggacaaggctatggaatttgccaccttgGTTCAGGGAACAATGACTGTACATCAGTATGCTGCTAGGTTTACTGAGTTATCCTGTTTTGCTACTTATCTGATTCCCgaagaggaaaagaaggcacACAAATTTGAGCAAGGACTGAATGAGAAACTGTATGAGCGTGTGGTGGGTTTTTAG